One part of the Sorangiineae bacterium MSr11954 genome encodes these proteins:
- a CDS encoding S8 family serine peptidase yields MSRITQQRSSMLAFSLLVAPVTCLTTACSSDGPGSADAHVTQGNPLCNSPNRAKNAKNAKGAKNANDVESAGRARYIVTLRPPNDRATRAARGLGEYDESLELEAIRTDVLAKAKSLGAEPEIAHTWKHIPVFAAELDPAALDTLRADPHVAHIEPDGQVQASLAESLPLIHADAANASGYKGAGQKVVILDTGAVSKHPMLAGKIVDEACFCMDDCTPCCPNGQSTQTGPGAAADDEGHGSHVAGIVAGVAPAATLVVVKVLSARGKGEDSSTISALDWVLEHHPDAAAINMSFGDSGHQYAGDCDGSFVGYAAAIDKLRSRGVLAAAASGNDASVNGVNHPACLKNVVSVGAVYDANFGWLEWKKCKDPLAKADRIVCYSNSGSNLDILAPGYKIRSVDFAGDGTTEMGGTSQATPHVAGAVAVVRAANPRLGPAAIEEILQKTGVPIKDPRNDVTRSRIDVDAAVKEAVRRGSR; encoded by the coding sequence ATGAGCCGTATCACCCAGCAGCGAAGTTCCATGCTGGCCTTTTCCCTTTTGGTCGCGCCCGTTACATGCCTCACCACCGCGTGCAGCAGTGACGGGCCGGGCAGCGCCGACGCCCACGTCACCCAGGGAAACCCTCTTTGCAATTCGCCGAATCGCGCGAAAAACGCAAAAAACGCGAAGGGTGCCAAGAACGCAAATGACGTCGAATCGGCGGGCCGCGCGCGTTACATCGTGACATTGCGCCCACCGAACGATCGTGCAACGCGCGCCGCGCGCGGGCTCGGGGAGTACGACGAATCTTTGGAGCTCGAGGCGATTCGAACCGATGTTCTCGCCAAGGCGAAGAGCCTGGGGGCCGAGCCGGAAATCGCGCATACGTGGAAGCACATACCGGTATTTGCCGCGGAGTTGGATCCGGCCGCGCTCGATACCTTGCGCGCCGATCCCCACGTGGCGCACATCGAGCCCGACGGGCAGGTGCAGGCCAGTCTCGCGGAGAGTTTGCCGCTCATTCACGCCGATGCGGCGAACGCGTCCGGGTACAAGGGAGCGGGGCAGAAGGTCGTCATTCTGGATACGGGCGCTGTGTCCAAGCACCCGATGCTCGCGGGAAAAATCGTCGACGAAGCGTGTTTCTGCATGGACGATTGCACGCCGTGCTGCCCCAACGGGCAATCGACCCAGACGGGACCCGGGGCCGCCGCCGACGACGAAGGCCATGGCAGCCACGTGGCCGGCATCGTGGCGGGGGTCGCGCCCGCGGCCACGTTGGTGGTGGTGAAGGTGCTGAGCGCGCGCGGAAAAGGGGAGGACAGCAGCACGATTTCGGCGCTCGATTGGGTGCTCGAGCACCACCCCGACGCGGCGGCCATCAATATGAGCTTCGGCGACTCGGGGCACCAGTACGCCGGCGATTGCGATGGATCGTTCGTCGGTTACGCGGCGGCCATCGATAAATTACGGAGCAGGGGCGTGCTGGCCGCGGCCGCGTCGGGCAACGATGCGAGCGTCAACGGGGTCAATCATCCTGCGTGCCTCAAAAACGTCGTCTCGGTGGGGGCCGTGTACGACGCCAACTTCGGTTGGCTCGAGTGGAAAAAGTGCAAAGATCCGCTGGCGAAGGCCGACCGGATCGTCTGCTATTCGAACAGCGGCAGCAACTTGGATATCTTGGCGCCAGGCTACAAAATCCGATCCGTCGACTTCGCCGGGGATGGAACGACCGAAATGGGCGGAACGTCGCAGGCCACGCCGCACGTGGCGGGGGCCGTGGCCGTGGTGCGCGCGGCCAATCCTCGGTTGGGGCCCGCGGCGATCGAAGAGATTCTGCAGAAGACCGGTGTGCCCATCAAGGACCCGCGGAACGACGTGACACGCTCCCGCATCGACGTGGATGCTGCCGTCAAAGAAGCCGTGCGCCGCGGCTCGCGTTGA
- a CDS encoding phytanoyl-CoA dioxygenase family protein, which translates to MLVNALVNALGNVPEALGRETLAAAVAHFHEHGYASLGRIADEDTVRALARRADALMLGEVQIPGLFFQLDSATGNYDDLTFGLGYQGPSLEYRKLEKLELDPLYRAWIENPVFEQVVRAIVGDDVVLYRAILMNKSASGGTPLPWHQDGGRFWGLDREPTLQIWTALDDAPIASGCVEVLPGSHHAGLVTPLGGLVQQPFVDARGADRAAVPLPARAGDVILLHNHLWHRSGRNTTGKPRRAFSVCYMDAATRCLRKKRAPRTFTRVFASSS; encoded by the coding sequence ATGCTCGTTAACGCGCTCGTTAACGCGCTCGGCAACGTGCCCGAAGCGCTCGGTCGAGAAACGCTCGCTGCCGCGGTCGCACACTTTCACGAGCATGGGTACGCCAGCTTGGGCCGCATCGCCGACGAGGACACCGTGCGCGCCCTCGCCCGGCGCGCCGATGCGCTCATGTTGGGGGAGGTTCAGATCCCGGGGCTCTTCTTTCAGCTCGATTCGGCCACGGGAAATTACGACGATCTCACCTTCGGCCTCGGCTACCAGGGGCCGAGCCTCGAGTACCGCAAGCTGGAGAAGCTGGAGCTCGATCCGCTGTACCGCGCGTGGATCGAGAACCCCGTCTTCGAGCAAGTCGTGCGCGCCATCGTGGGGGACGACGTCGTCCTCTACCGCGCCATCCTCATGAACAAGAGCGCCAGCGGGGGCACGCCGCTCCCATGGCATCAAGACGGCGGCCGTTTCTGGGGCCTCGATCGCGAGCCGACCTTGCAAATCTGGACCGCGCTCGACGACGCGCCGATCGCATCGGGGTGCGTGGAGGTGCTGCCCGGAAGCCACCATGCGGGCTTGGTCACACCGCTGGGGGGCTTGGTGCAGCAGCCCTTCGTCGATGCACGCGGCGCCGATCGCGCGGCGGTGCCGCTGCCTGCGCGCGCGGGCGACGTGATCTTGCTGCACAATCACCTTTGGCATCGCTCGGGGCGCAACACCACGGGCAAGCCCCGGCGCGCGTTCAGCGTTTGCTACATGGACGCCGCCACCCGCTGCCTCCGAAAGAAGCGCGCCCCCCGCACCTTCACGCGCGTCTTCGCGTCATCCTCCTGA
- a CDS encoding dihydrodipicolinate synthase family protein, whose translation MQNLRSGGANARVEFRQNLRAPRTNEMGALTGADPKKNKQDRKEELPKSSRKARVRWRGVIPAVTTPFNADLSVDYGALADQCRWLAERGVSGIAPLGSLGEGATLTHSEKRQILETCVRAVGDRVAVLPGVFALSTPEAVALARHARAVGCGGLMILPPFIYGADAREVQTYVGVVMAATDLRCILYNNPQAYRVDFLPEQVALLAREFPNLEAVRESSPDPQRLTALRAALDSRVEILGGSDSTILEAFAEGAVGWLSGLVSAFPAECLALHRHAVESKVDLDASGEHPMQKLAELHQWFAPLMQLTTGPKVIQHTKLIQERVGRGHSRVRAPRLALEGEELRRALEIIDHAIATRPKLDEAPATVASKEA comes from the coding sequence GTGCAGAACCTTCGCAGTGGCGGCGCAAACGCGCGTGTGGAGTTCCGGCAGAATCTTCGTGCTCCTCGCACCAACGAGATGGGAGCGCTCACGGGCGCGGACCCCAAGAAAAATAAGCAAGACAGGAAGGAGGAGCTCCCCAAGTCGAGCCGCAAGGCGCGGGTGCGCTGGCGCGGGGTCATCCCCGCCGTCACCACCCCCTTCAACGCCGACTTGAGCGTCGACTACGGCGCGCTCGCCGATCAATGCCGATGGCTCGCCGAACGTGGCGTGTCGGGCATTGCACCCCTCGGCTCTCTCGGGGAAGGGGCCACCCTGACCCACTCCGAGAAGCGACAAATCCTGGAAACATGCGTTCGTGCTGTTGGCGACCGCGTGGCGGTCCTTCCTGGCGTGTTCGCCCTGAGCACCCCGGAGGCGGTCGCCTTGGCGCGGCATGCGCGGGCGGTCGGCTGCGGCGGTTTGATGATCCTGCCGCCGTTCATCTACGGCGCGGACGCGCGCGAGGTTCAGACGTATGTCGGCGTGGTCATGGCGGCCACGGATTTGCGGTGCATCCTCTACAACAACCCTCAGGCCTACCGTGTCGATTTCCTCCCCGAACAAGTCGCCCTCCTCGCCCGTGAGTTTCCGAATCTGGAGGCCGTCCGCGAATCGAGCCCCGATCCGCAACGGCTCACCGCCTTGCGCGCCGCGTTGGACAGCCGTGTCGAAATTTTGGGCGGCTCCGACTCGACCATCCTCGAAGCGTTCGCGGAAGGGGCTGTCGGCTGGTTATCGGGGTTGGTGAGCGCCTTCCCGGCCGAATGCCTCGCGCTGCATCGCCACGCGGTGGAGTCCAAGGTCGATCTCGATGCTTCGGGCGAGCACCCGATGCAAAAGCTGGCCGAGCTCCACCAGTGGTTTGCGCCGCTCATGCAATTGACCACCGGCCCCAAGGTGATTCAACACACCAAGTTGATTCAAGAGCGGGTGGGCCGGGGCCACTCCCGCGTGCGGGCGCCGCGCCTCGCGCTCGAGGGCGAAGAGCTCCGGCGCGCCCTGGAGATCATCGATCACGCGATCGCGACGCGCCCCAAGCTCGACGAGGCGCCGGCCACGGTCGCTTCGAAAGAGGCATGA
- a CDS encoding S8 family serine peptidase produces MHIRTATRRSALVLSLVMASTTVVAVGCSSNDGPGAANEAPSRPEGDETSIAVQEKVATAVLDVLKSEDRTRVIVTLRNQGDTSAAARGIEKLGEALPIEAIRNQVLSKVASLGNAIHVSRTWKHIPGFAADLDASALRALAADPNVERVDIDGRMQANLAQSLPLVKADKAHAAGYKGKGQKVVVIDTGVASNHPMLKGKVVDEACFCVDQGNGCCPNGQETQSGPGASADDQGHGSHVSGIVAGVAPEASLVGVKVLSARGWGDDSSIISALDWALEHHPDAAAINMSLGDPSQQYATDCDSSHRSYATVIDNLRAKGVITVAASGNEASSTGISAPSCVGNAFSVGAVYDANLGTLRWQNCTDRTTAADKITCFSNSAANLDILAPGAIITSANYQGGTTDMGGTSQATPHVAGAVAVVRGANTALAPADIEGILKTTGVAIRDSRNNVTRSRINVEAAANEAVRRRSAP; encoded by the coding sequence ATGCATATCCGAACCGCTACGCGCAGGTCTGCGCTCGTCCTATCGCTCGTGATGGCCTCCACCACCGTGGTGGCCGTAGGCTGCAGCAGCAACGACGGCCCCGGCGCTGCAAATGAGGCGCCGAGCCGCCCCGAGGGCGACGAAACGAGCATCGCCGTGCAGGAGAAGGTGGCCACCGCGGTGCTCGACGTCCTGAAATCGGAGGACCGAACGCGGGTCATCGTCACCTTGCGCAATCAAGGCGACACCTCGGCCGCGGCGCGCGGGATCGAAAAGCTGGGCGAGGCCCTGCCGATCGAGGCGATTCGAAATCAGGTCCTCTCCAAGGTCGCGAGCCTCGGAAATGCGATCCACGTCTCCCGCACATGGAAGCACATTCCGGGATTTGCCGCGGATCTCGACGCGAGCGCCCTGCGCGCGCTGGCCGCCGATCCGAACGTGGAGCGCGTGGACATCGACGGCCGGATGCAAGCCAATCTGGCGCAGAGCCTCCCGCTGGTCAAAGCCGACAAAGCCCACGCCGCCGGCTACAAAGGCAAAGGTCAAAAGGTCGTCGTCATCGACACCGGCGTGGCCTCGAACCACCCGATGTTGAAGGGCAAGGTGGTCGACGAAGCCTGCTTCTGCGTGGACCAAGGCAACGGCTGCTGCCCGAACGGCCAAGAAACGCAGAGCGGCCCCGGAGCGTCGGCCGACGATCAAGGCCATGGAAGCCATGTCTCCGGCATCGTGGCGGGGGTCGCGCCCGAGGCGAGCCTGGTGGGGGTCAAGGTGTTGAGCGCGCGCGGGTGGGGCGACGATAGCAGCATCATCTCCGCCCTGGACTGGGCGCTCGAGCACCACCCCGACGCGGCCGCGATCAATATGAGCCTGGGGGATCCCAGCCAGCAATATGCGACCGACTGCGATAGCAGCCACAGGAGCTACGCGACGGTGATTGACAATTTGCGGGCCAAAGGCGTCATCACCGTGGCGGCATCGGGAAACGAGGCGAGCTCCACGGGCATCAGCGCACCGTCGTGCGTTGGCAATGCGTTTTCCGTCGGCGCCGTGTACGACGCCAATTTGGGCACCTTGCGGTGGCAGAATTGCACGGATCGCACCACCGCGGCGGACAAGATTACGTGCTTCTCCAACAGCGCGGCCAACTTGGATATTTTGGCGCCGGGCGCGATCATCACCTCCGCCAATTACCAAGGTGGCACCACGGACATGGGTGGCACGTCGCAGGCCACACCGCACGTGGCGGGCGCCGTGGCCGTCGTTCGCGGGGCAAATACCGCGCTTGCCCCCGCGGACATCGAGGGCATTCTCAAGACCACGGGTGTGGCGATTCGTGACTCGCGCAACAACGTGACACGCTCGCGAATCAATGTCGAGGCGGCCGCGAACGAGGCCGTGCGCCGCCGAAGCGCTCCTTAA
- a CDS encoding dihydroxy-acid dehydratase produces MQSNTSKKGAARAPARATGKGAHSTVEDPAAVMAFARLDVPSQMLRGGPIAPGCFEGRDVTIGDAFEAVRSHAAGRMSRAPFKMLEDNACPGAGACGALVLDWIQKDRRPSEHLAGHAFENALASVAATVGSIYGVLHLLANAHEAGVDATIDDFDPIWARTPVLTDLKPGGRSTAVDMYRAGGVRLLTDGRSRGAAFDIAPRRIDADADRAARANRAARAKAEGLPRRQERARRRVIAKYAALISSAAEGAIARPSPRPNPNEKFEATHTTHTTDTTQISQTRTKQAEES; encoded by the coding sequence ATGCAAAGCAATACGTCGAAGAAAGGAGCCGCGCGTGCCCCCGCGCGGGCCACGGGGAAGGGGGCCCATTCCACGGTCGAAGACCCCGCCGCCGTCATGGCGTTTGCGCGCCTCGATGTCCCTTCGCAGATGCTTCGCGGTGGACCCATCGCGCCAGGCTGTTTCGAGGGTCGCGATGTCACCATTGGCGATGCGTTCGAGGCCGTGCGGTCCCATGCTGCCGGTCGTATGAGCCGCGCGCCATTCAAGATGTTGGAGGACAATGCCTGTCCGGGTGCGGGCGCGTGCGGAGCGCTCGTTCTCGATTGGATCCAAAAAGATCGTCGCCCGAGCGAGCATCTCGCCGGGCACGCGTTCGAAAATGCGTTAGCCTCCGTAGCTGCGACCGTCGGCTCCATTTATGGCGTGCTCCACCTGCTCGCCAATGCCCACGAGGCGGGGGTCGATGCGACGATCGATGACTTCGATCCCATTTGGGCACGCACACCGGTGCTCACCGATTTGAAACCCGGCGGGCGCTCCACGGCAGTCGATATGTACCGTGCAGGCGGAGTACGCCTTTTGACCGACGGACGCTCCCGCGGCGCCGCATTCGACATCGCCCCGCGCCGCATCGATGCCGACGCCGATCGGGCCGCACGCGCCAATCGGGCCGCGCGCGCCAAGGCCGAGGGCCTGCCGCGCCGTCAGGAGCGCGCTCGGCGCCGCGTGATTGCCAAATACGCCGCATTGATTTCCTCGGCCGCAGAAGGCGCCATCGCGCGTCCTTCCCCGCGGCCGAATCCAAATGAAAAATTCGAAGCTACCCACACGACGCACACGACCGACACGACGCAAATAAGCCAGACGCGAACGAAGCAAGCGGAGGAGTCATGA
- a CDS encoding aldo/keto reductase, with protein MLPSVWASPRVLLEKPAALAIGTMNFGKRTPAEEAERIVLRAIERGHTYFDTANVYESGESERILGRALGHRRPACLIASKVGLNRRDGKVEGLKREIVVQSCDESLDRLGTDYIDVYYLHAPDPKTPIESTLEGIQELLESNKIRHFGISNFASWQILETRQACDHLGIPHPVMSQQIYNLLIRQLDIEYFKYAKRYPLHTTVYNALAGGLLAREHKKDEVTAGSRFDKNTMYQRRYWSDAMFAYVRDLRKIAEEEGQTLAAFAYSWLAYRPGVDSILLGPASVEQLDFAIDAVERAPSREACEKVDALHQAFTGTDATYAR; from the coding sequence ATGCTCCCCTCCGTTTGGGCTTCTCCTCGCGTTCTCCTCGAAAAGCCGGCCGCTCTTGCCATTGGCACCATGAACTTCGGCAAGCGCACCCCCGCTGAAGAAGCGGAGCGCATCGTTCTGCGGGCCATCGAGCGCGGCCACACGTACTTCGACACGGCCAACGTTTACGAATCGGGCGAGTCCGAGCGCATCCTGGGCAGGGCGCTGGGGCACCGGCGGCCCGCCTGTTTGATCGCGTCAAAGGTCGGCCTGAATCGGCGCGATGGCAAGGTCGAAGGGCTCAAACGCGAGATCGTGGTGCAGTCGTGCGACGAGAGCCTGGACCGCCTGGGCACCGACTACATCGACGTGTACTACCTGCACGCGCCCGATCCGAAGACCCCCATCGAGTCGACCCTCGAGGGCATCCAGGAGCTCCTGGAGTCCAACAAAATCCGGCATTTCGGGATATCGAACTTCGCCTCGTGGCAAATCTTGGAGACGCGGCAGGCGTGCGATCACCTGGGCATTCCGCACCCGGTCATGTCGCAGCAGATTTACAATCTGCTCATCCGTCAGCTCGACATCGAGTACTTCAAATACGCCAAGCGCTACCCGCTCCACACCACCGTGTACAACGCGCTGGCGGGCGGGCTCCTGGCGCGCGAGCACAAGAAGGACGAGGTCACCGCCGGCTCGCGCTTCGATAAGAACACCATGTACCAGCGCCGCTACTGGTCCGACGCCATGTTTGCTTATGTCCGCGATCTTCGAAAGATCGCGGAGGAAGAAGGCCAGACCCTGGCCGCCTTCGCCTATTCATGGCTTGCCTACCGGCCGGGTGTCGATTCCATCCTGCTTGGCCCGGCCTCGGTGGAGCAGCTCGACTTTGCCATCGACGCGGTGGAGCGCGCGCCATCCCGGGAGGCTTGCGAGAAGGTGGACGCGCTTCACCAGGCGTTCACCGGCACCGATGCCACCTATGCTCGTTAA